gtccaaaaaacccaattatcttacggaacccaatttttttccaaaataaaatttagccgatgttacttgtggataatgtagctttcgaagggtgaaagaaattttaaaattggttcattagtttttgagcctattcattacaaacaaacatacgaacaaatttttcctctttataatattagtatagatatgctgCGCGCTGAtgctgcgcggtttcatccgcgtgttttccgttcccgtaggattttGAGTACATCGACCTCCCCCTCCCTTGGTTAAAACTCCTAAACTATggttatacaaactttcgcgtttttaattTGAAGATTCTCTtggtatgtttgttactctttaagctgctactactgaagcactTTGGttcaaatttagaatggaaatagaatttactctggattaatacatttttatccctaaaatttCTTGGGCTCCCGCGGATTTTGTGAATAGCTGAATTCCACACAgaagaagtcgcaggcgtccgctagtattatataaggGTATAACAAGTAACACATTTATAGAAACTTAAAATATTCCTATGAAAACATGTGAAATATTGTAAGAGTCACTGTCATGATAATGGTCGGTCATGTAGTAAACTAAATAACAATTGCTTCctagtattcatcatcatcattatcaacccatattcggctcactgctgaactagagtctcctctcagaatgagaggggttaggccaatagtataaataaaacacgctGGCCTAacgcagattggcagacttcacacacacagagaattgaggaaattctctggttttcttaaaatacacacaactgaaaagttgcatgccccggaccggatacgaatgCACGCCCTCCgttatcggaggcagaggtcctattcactgggctattcctagtattaaaatgtttgaaataataaataatattttttagagattcagtaattttattactatttttgcCTGCAtctgtttttatatattatttcacttttaaataaatgacaatattttatatgaaactGTCACATATAACTTACAAACTTTTCCTCAGTAATTAATCTATGGAATAAATTGTCTGAAGATGTGATAATTGCAAAGTCACTTAAATGTGTTCAAGACCtgtttgaataaatatattaaacaaccAGAAGCCCATTGACATAGGCACATCAGGCATTTAATAACATATATCTTTAATAAATTGCATACATAATAAGTGGGTTTTGTATCTGGTTCGGATGCActacatgcacttccaacttttcagttgtgtgcattttaataaattaaatatcacgtgtctcgaatggtgaaggaaaacattgtaaagAACATtctgccagagaattttcttaattctctgcgtgtgcgaagtctaccaattgggccagtgtggtggactattggcataacccctcattctgagaggtgactcaaactcagcagtgagccgaatatgggttgataactataatatactatatacataataaatcaataattgtTGGTTTTACATACAACATATTTTATTCAGTGGTCTGACACTGTATATATGCATGTGCATCTATTAGTTGATAAGTCATTGTAACACATGCCGCATTCAGTAAGctctaatctttgttttattaaaactagtcgagtattctacgtaacaaacatgtaatttaaaaactacccgcattttttagcaattatttatttagattttttgttaagtctaattagtatgtacacacgtgaattaccttagtgagttaattgtatttctcatacaagcgaatttaatgtaattcttttgaaaaaataaagatcttaaaccagaatAACAAACTTACGAAGATAGGCAGAAGGAGCCATTAATTCAGAGTCGTCGAACTCCAACCTCGGTTCGTAGTCATGGTATTCAGAGAGGCTTGTGTTTGCATCTTCTGCCTCTGTGGAACTTGCGTGGAGAACTAtgataaagaaacaaacaaaaaacacttAACAAATAAGTACATAGAGTTTCATTTAATCAATCGATTGATTTACATACCTTGAAAAGCCCTAATAGGACTTGGTTTCGGTTGATATTCTGATTCCATGCCATCCATTTTCAATAAATAGGCGCAGGCTTTCCTTTTTCCAGGTAGTAATTTATCACAGTTTACTATTTGTGATGTGTGAACTGTGAAGGAAATTGAAGGAAATCCTACGGATGTCAAAAATAATCAAAGatccttttaaaattttacacccACAGACTTTTGCACATGAATGACAGAAAATAAAGTCACAGATTCTACAGACTTAAAGTCGATGTACTCagaacaattatatattttttgtctgtctgtccgtctgtgttttttgttgaccgggcatcacgctgaaactttTGATTGGAATCCTTTGACAATATATGTAGATAGTAGAGGACCTGTGGTTTGTAAATTAGATTTAACAATGATGAAGTGTGCAGTGCAGTTGTTGCTTGCACTAACAAATCCCATAGAAAACAACCAGGAAATTTATTAGACTTCTTGACTAAATTCAAAGGTTTACGTGCAATTCGTGCTTTTATGTTCCTTTTTAAATAGAATTTGATTATTTCACGAGTTTTAATTTGACCGTTATGctgctgatttaaaaaataaatatttttttaatgttgatgtttattttatttatcacataTCGGATGGACTTCGTACCTATCGAAAATCCCGTTCAGAAAACTATTTAGATTTCAGTTTTCTTCCCATTATCTTGTTGGCGGGTAGCATATAGTGAATTAgtgaatagtaataaaatatgtctTGTCCAGGAACACATTTATCACACCCACTggttaaagaataataggtagatagagTCAATAGAATGCACAGAACAtggcagtgatgcagccattccagatactaattcaaaaacgaatacattctcgagtcagtacgtcACAATGCGTCGcatcatttaatattatttaagaaaattggcGTCTTATGCTTGTatagaaatttaatatttaatattgaaatataaataaaacgataaatcatttgtttttattaaccaACTTGAAAAAGTGTCATCTCgtagtaataaagtaaaaaaagcctaagttataattcaattattacaagtaggcttagtttacaagcacttttaaaacttcAGGATATGATAATATTGTGGTGTTATGTaatgtcgaaaacttaaaattaaagtttctagGGTTTCAAACGAACTTTGATCTAAGAAGGGACCACAAAGAATTCAgaagttttttattgtttatcacCGTTTtacaatattctttaaaaataagtattttcgACGTATTTTGATCGCCAAGTGGAACCTATCCTAGTTAGAGAACAGAGAAATATTTCTGTCTATGGTCTGCAACAAGTTTTTATTTGTGGACAACATTctaatctattttatatttaataatctgTTGGTTTTTAATCTGTATTCTGTTGTACTGATAATTTCGTATTTCTTTTCTTCATCTGTGGTCTTTCCTTTCTTCGCTGTACTTTCGGGAGCTTTGGTCAAATTTCTTGTGATGCCTTGtcgaattattaataattattgttctaTTTAATGCgtattacttgtttttttttcgtgatTAGTGATCTAATTTTGTGATACCGTTAAAAAGTTAAACTTGATGCGCTGTTTGTTCTGTTCGGCTATGCTCAATTCAATTGCCTCTGACAATTATTACAGTCGCCATTTTTGTCACGTTTTTGCAATTTTGATACAGCTTTATCCAAATTAAATCGAATATACACGTAAAAAGTTATAATTGTAGCATTTGTAATCCAGTGAAATATCAAAATGAGTGCGGATCCCCCACCAAGAAAGGGCCGGAAGCATCCTAGACCTGAAAATGACGCCAATAACGTAAGTTTTCGAGTTCCCGCTCTTCCGACTGAGCGGCTTGCCTCACGCGTAgatgtatatttttacaattttaatacgACGCTCAGCTTAGCGACTGAATAAATTGCCCATAATATATTTCAGGATCATATTTTTTGTGCATGTAAGCGATTACTTAGACGACATGATCAAAATACAGGATATCACTTCACGATTATTGAAATAGAacaattttttcgtttttaaccaGTTTTTTCTATTCTACAATTGAGTGTGAAAACAGGCTAGTCCActctttcattaaaaatatcttgatttgttcatcatcatcctatTAAATCATAGAAATACatcatattttgaataatagaatatttctttaaattaatctcTTGTACAAACAGGCAAAAAGCTGTCAGCCATGATAGTTATATATAAGACTAGTGGAAAACTGCAACTTTGTGTGCAATGAAGTTTTTCTCAAAGCCCGCGAGAACtttttctggaataaaaagtagtgtaTGTTCTGCTTCAAGTTCCAATTTTATCTCTTTACCCAATTTCATCAGAATCTGTTCTCTGGtttatttatgtgtaaaaaTCCTGATCGACACCAGCAATTTATACAAGATAACTCAAATTTTggtaatattgttttttgtatCAAATGTATAACATGGtctttttaatttgataaataaactTTGATGAAATATGCAAAAATAACATACTAACAACTAAGTACATGTTATTTTTGAAATCACTCAATTTAAATTACACAGAGTAGCAGAGTGGAAGCACTGCTTGTTTGCTTACATTAATTTAGCTATTAGTTACATGTGTATAGTgctgattgaaaaaaatataaataattgagGGAAAATAAGAATGGGGTATTAAAATGAACAATTTACTGGTTTTTCTTACAGGTTTATTCAGTCAACaacatatacatattaataactaagataaaatttattaatctaacaaaattaaaactaagaatcaACAGTATATTcagtttaaatttataataaataaaataattataagaaatatacaCCATCTAATTATGCAAGGTACATGATACGCTGGCACTATTCCCTCTGAATGGCAaggcttcttcttctttcctgggccttttcccaCTTGGCCACTAGGGGTTGGCCGTTGTGTGTTGGTCCATTTGGTCCTGGACCCTgttggagtcactccagccaaccgagctcactccagaagcttagcaagCCACCCAGGTTGATGGACGCCTTTTGGtgtgttgctggggatccaatgcaCTTTGTTTAGATACACCTCTGcgtctaagcataacatgtgtCAGGGTTTCTTCTTCCTCTATGCATGCtttgcacagaggactgtcggttatacccAGAACCgaaaggtttttatttagtGATCAGTACCCTGTCATTAGTTCCGTTACTGTTTTAAGTTTGCTATGTTTAAGTTTAAGTAGTTTTATTGTTAGATGTGGGTTGTGGCTTGGTAAATCCTCTTTTGAGTGTTTGCAGGCTTAATCTATGGGCCATAATAAGCGCCAACTCTTGTGTCACCAGACGCTTTGTTCAATTTGTCAGAATGAGTAGAAAATTTATTTGGTattcaattaacaaattaaatatattaagggTACCAAATTTTAAACatgtatctttattaatataaaaattaacacatTTTTCCCTTTATGACACTTAACACAGACTTTAAAAAGCACTATCTTTTTTCACTATCttcacttttaaataatatgtatatattatatgtgtgtatttatgtatgtatatatagttgtaagtatgtatatttttattatttaaatattgctatatatatattattgtaattatatatttattttaattatttcttgtataagtatttattaattataaacttaaatttaacaTACTGTTACTTCTTagttttaacttaattattaatatgtatttgttgttggctgaataaataaagtctaacataacaataattttaagtaaGGTTATGTACTAATTAATTTACTTGatattgtaattttctttttaagcattaagtatattattaggggttaaagtatgaaattgctgatttgtactgaaaatctaaattgtttattatttaatttttaacaaatttatttaatcaaaacaaTTGCCATTATTCAACCGTTGTTGCCAGGTCAACAAGGCAACACAAGTTTCAACATCAAATTATGAGGCACccattttcgtatttttttattttattgatttgacgcAAGTGAGTCAATATTGTGGGTAAGGTAACGTTAAACCATGCCGCTAATTCCTGGGCAGTTTGACTAGGATCGGCTTCCACTATCTCTCTTAATTCATCGTTATTCACCTGTGTGGGCGGTCTTCCTCGTGGCTCATTTTTTAAGTCGAAATTTCCATCACGAAAGCGTTTAAACCAAAATCGCACGGTGCGTTCATTAGTAGACCCCTCTCCAAACGCAGCATTGATATTGCGGGCTGTTTCTCCCGCGTTAGTTCCGCGTCGGAACTCGTATTCAAAAATCACTCGAATTTTCGCAGTATCCATCTTTCTTGtctaaagaataacaaaaacaattgaaagccgatattcaaatgtttcacattttttaaaaaaataacatcatagaaaccatttgaaaaaagtttcattcgaaaacctcaaaccatgaagattctatgtcaattcaaaaaacctattgcaataaaacggcaatttcatactttaacccctattattaaatatattatccccatatatTAAATGGAAAACACGGACAACACGAAAACAAGAATCACTTATCTCGCTCAGTCATTTTGCCTTCTATGCATCAGCAACTTATTTGCGCTCCGCTCACCAGCTTTCATTCCAAGgttgatttatttgtttctttttttgccTGGGTAGCTGACACCCTGTAGGTTGCATTGCAGTTGTATTTGAATTTCTATGTGGTCGAACAGCCGTGAATACTTTTTGATTGTGTAACATATTTGCCATAAGGTatactaacatttaaaaacagcGCACATTTAATTATCCactacaatatttaattaattttgtttcagTCATTTGTCAGCAATGtgaaatcaaaaatatcaaGATTACTACCATCTACTATTACAAAATGGTTCTCTAGTCCATGTTCCTCTGATACATATGGGTCTGATTCAGAAGATGAAGGTCAATACATGCCAGAGGAACCGCCTGCTAAAAGAATGCGCTATAGCACACCATCATCACCAAACAAACCAGAAgtaagaatattaattaatactagtggacgcccacaGCTTCAAAGACATCcccgtgaaattctgtttttcacaaatctcgcgggaaccatggatttttcgggatgaaaagtagcccatgtgttaatccagaataaaatttttctctattccaaatttcagccaaattgctgcAACTGGTGttcaagagtaacaaacatccataaaaacttttgcatttataatactcTTGTGATTGCAAAGGGATAAGTttgaatatgtttattttaattggaaTAGAGACATGCAAAATATTCTGTAgtcaatattagtataatattattttacagtatacaacaattgaattaaaaaaaaattattttcagacTAAAACTACTGGCACTAATACAGAACCTATTGCAACAATTAGTGAATTAAACACTACTAGCACCATAAATTCATTTAGACCATCAAAAGTGTCAACACCTGTTTCATCCCTTGTTAAAGAAGCAATTGTCGAACAAGTTATTGACCCAGCAGTACataatttgcaaaattcttCTTCAAGCAAAAGTCAGAaccaaaacatacaaaaacgAAAGTCACTGTTTGGAACACCAGTTACTGATAAACCATATTATTGGGGTATGTAGATACAAGATCAAAGTATATTACTCTTTTATTTACTCTTGTAATCAATGAATGGTGCAATTAACAAATTATCCATCACATCATATATTCATGTTCTCTGCTTTTTCATATGTTTCTTATTATACAAATTGCTTACTGCTGTCAGTATACTGCCCTTGTCTAACTAAATGGAGTAAAGGTGGTATTAAATTTTTGCTAAACGAATTATTTTTGTACCaattatatgaaatttaaaattgatttttagaTAAACAGCAGTGTAGTCCACAACTTAAGAAACCAGCTTTATTTAGTTCACCATTTTATTCTGGCTACACAAGGTATGGTGGTGCATCAAGTACTTACATAAATCAACCAAATATTACACACAAGAAAGATGCATTAATTGGTAAAAATTCAGGAAATGAGACTGTTGATGTTAGTTATGCTACTAGACGTGTAATGGAGTTACTGGAAAATTATTCTTCTCCAATAATAGAAGCTAAAAGGATATCACAATTTGCAAATACTAATGACTCCTTGGATAAATCTCTGACAAATAATGGTATGTTTCATATTATTGAGAAAGTTTCTTTTAAGAAGTACAACTAtaatgtgtgtgtgagtgtgtctATAATGTATAATGTGTATATACTTTGATTTATTTTAGCATACAAAACACAAGAACTATATTTGCCGAAATATGCAGAAATATTACAACTTAAAAGAAGATCTAAATTAACAGCAACCACCAGTGCTGCCCGCCAACTAATTGCTTCCCATAGTAGCTCACAAGCCATAGCACCATATCCAATTCGAAAGAAGCAAAGGTAAATTAACACAATATTAAAGTAAAGTATactaattgtaaataaaaacaatattaatataaaacagctacaaaattttaattttttttttttgtattacagtGACAATCCACCAAACTTACCTACAACCATTAAACCCAAGATCAAAACTGTCGACCGTGAAGTTTCTACAGTTGCCAAAAATGACAATCCAGCTGTAGTTCATCTTCCAACCGCTGTTCTACAAATTGatcaaaataatttacctaAGTTTACATTTGGCACCTCAGTGTCCCGTGAAAACAATACAAATGGAACTACTGCTCTCAAGACTGCTAGTCCTGCTATTAGTACTACCACAGGTAATACAGTGCCCACCATTTCCACAATAGATGAGGAATCCGGCCATTGTAACAAAACTGAAGTTGTTAGAGAGCCGGAAagtattataaacaataattcttttaaattttctagTCCTGTTATGATAAATGTTCAAACAGAAGAAAATTCTTCTTTGCTTCCTAACTTTACATTTGCTAGCCCAGATGGGCAGATAATAGGGCAGGAAGAGAACACATCTCTTtctattacaaataataaattaaaaccagGAGAACAAGCTCAAACTTGGAAATGTAATGATTGTTGGGTTTCTAATAAAGCAGCCTCTGACAAATGTGTTTGTTGTAATGGTGCTAGACCATTAAGGGCTGATAGCATAATAAAGCACCAATCTACGAGTGAAATTGCTTTAATCGGGGGACATTTAGAAACATGTACAGATTgtgaaaaaaatagtatacaTGAATCTAGATCGAAAAGTCAGGATTGTTGGATTAAGTGGGTGGTCAATGACAAAGGGAAAGACAATAGCATTTTTTCTGTTACTACCAAATCTCAAGAAATTACACCATGTGTTACATCGAAAGCTGAGAACGTTGTTAGTGAATGGAAATGTGAAGTTTGCtgggtaaagaataaaattaccGCTGATAAATGCGTAGCGTGTGGTGGATCAAAGCAAACTCCAGCAGAACTTATGGATGAAGACAATGAAAAGCCAAATGTTCCAAACATTCAGGCAAGTGATACTTCTACTATAACAAATATCATGAACTTACAAAATGATCAATGGGAATGTACGGTCTGCTTGGTTCgcaatgataaaaataaagatatatgcGTCTGCTGTGATTCACAAAGACCTggcaaaataaaagaaaatgatgGGAAACAATTCAAATTTAGCAGTGCTCAAAATAcaacttttaaatttggaattgaacCTACTCAAAATGTTCTAAAACCAAAAGAAATAATTGACACCATGTCTAGTCCACAATTAATTACACCTGTTAAAGATGCTGAAAAGAATAATAATCTATTACCTAGTTTTTCTTCCACATTTACCTTTCGTGCACCAAAACTGATGGGTGCTTCTGAGGAGGGAACAATTGTAGAAGATTCTCCAAAACAAACATTCACATTTGGAGTTACAAAATCAATTGCACCATCAACACCTATTATCACTAATCTTTTAACCATCTCGACTGAAGCAAATACATATTCTCCTAATTTAATAGAGATTGATGAAAAAGATGAAAAAGGCCCAGAAGGTCTGAATATAGAAGAACCCAATGTAACTCAGCCTCAAAATACAGAAAAGACAGGCGGTTTATTTGGCATTCCATCAAATGCTCATACAGTGACTACAACTGCATCAGAGGTAGGAATCTTTGGACAAGAAGCACTAAATGTTAACAATAGACAGGCTGTTCCATCCACAACCACAACTGCAGTAGATGTCAAAGTTTGTGAAAGTACTTTCAGCTTTTCAGCTTCTACCGTCAAAACaggattacaattattttctgctCCAACTACGACAGTTTCTGCAATTCTGTCCACACAAACATCTTCCCCtatttctttcttccaaaaaagTGAACCTGTCAGTATGTcatcaataaattttttttctaaaacagAACCAATACCTTCatcattacaattatttaataaaagtgaAATAACAACCACAGTTACGGCGTCACCGCTGTCTAGTGTGCCAGTATTTAGTTTTGGTGCCAGTAATCAAGTTACACAAGCAGAGAAGCCAAAGTTTAATTTTACCTTTGGAAATAAACTGGAACAACCCTTATTTAGTTTACAGACATCAAATACTGGCAATCATTTACCAAGCAACGGATTGCCTAGTGCAACAACCAATACTGTCACATCTGGATTATCTAATACTGTTACATTTGGATTATCTAATACTATTACATCTGGATTGCCAGCAGAAAAGACTGTAGGAGGGATCTCCCTGCCTTCAAATTCATTATCATCAGGAGCTTTGGTTGGAACAGCAAAGAATGGAAACCCAATGTGGCCAACAAGTTATCAACTGGATGCAATTAAAATGACTTCAGAAAACAACTTAGACCaaactgttaacaacttaccaGCAATTCAATCTGGTAATCCATTTGCattgcaaacaaaaaaagataataatagaTGGTCTTTGAACCAAAATAGTTCTAATAACAATATAGGGTCGCTTCAACTGCCCATGGGAAACAATTTGGATGCACCTAATAATTCGGTTGGGGCATCGTCGGGAGGAATTTTCGGAGCgctagaaaagaaagaaaatgtgtGGTCATTAAGTAATAACAATTCTAATATATTTTCACCGAATACTGGTTCGAATAATGTGCAAAAGTCTATAAACTTTTCTTTTGGCCCATCTATGCAAATGAGTTCTTACAATACACCTACGCCAACTTTCGGTACTTTCGCACAACCAACACAAAACATCTTTGACATGTCAAGCCAaggaaacaataataataatcagcctGATATGTTTTCACCTGGAGTACAAAGCCAAAGTACTCCGAATTTATTTGGAAACCAGGCGGTTAACAATAACGGAAATTCAGTGGGAATGTTTGGAACATTGAACACAAGTGGCTCAATGTTTGGATCAGTCAACCCTTCAATATCGACTTTTGAAGCTCCGCCATCGAACCCTGTTCCTACACCAACATTCAATTTTGGGACACAACAAGTTCCCGGAGTATTTGGATTTGGACAggtcagttgttttttttttacttttttactacatatttatataaataaaaacattttgcgAATAGCCATTAAGACATGTGTGTTCAGATGTCTGAATAATAgttctatgtccagcagtggacatactgataaatatgtatttactatttagtatataatggggatgatgactaggtttgaatatatttatttttatgataataaaataggcttttattttaaacagcttTTGGTTACATGAGTGTTgtgtttgatttgattgattatattatgtccCGCTGTTCAAAGTGTTTCCTGACATAGGTCTCCTCCAGATTCTTCCACTGCACCCTGTCAGCCGCAACTCTGGTCCAGCATGGCCCCAGGGTTAGGCGGATGTCGTCCTCCGCCTTCGTATTGGACGTTCACGTTGTCTGGTACTGTCTCTTGGGTACCAGAGTGTCACCTCCTTGCTCCATTTATCGGTAATGCAGCGCAACATGTGTCCCGTCCAACGCCATTTCAGTGGTCGATTCTAATGAGAACATCAGCAAGCTTTGTCCTATGTTTTATCTCACTTGAGGTGATTCTGTCCGTTAGTCTTATACCCAACATACTTCTTTCCATTGTCCTCTGACATTTAGCTATCTTTTCTCTATGTTTTTGATAAGGGACCAAGTTTCGCTTCCGTATGTTATACATGGGAGTATAGACATGTTGAAGGTTCTCCTCTTAATGGACATACTTATTTCTTTGCTTTTCATTATTTCCTTTAGTGACCAGTTTTTACCTTTAGGTTTAGACCTTTAGATTTTCTCCACCCACTAGCGATTCTCTTGTTTACTTCTTTTGACATTTGGTCTATAGGAGCAATTATCTGACCCAAATACACATACTCTTGTATGTAATCGAGCTTATTTCCATCTCTTTTGAGTTAgtcattagttttgtttttgcagTATTCATTAAAAGGCCTACTTCTTTACTTTTACTGGCTAAAGACTGTaccattatttgtattttatataggtCCTCTTCCAGCAAGATGAGATCGTCTGCAAATCTCAAATGATTTAGGCGACGGCCATTTATGTTAAGACCATATTCAGCCCAGTCAAGGCTTTTGTAGATATTCTCCAGCACTGCAGTAAACAAATTTGGTGACAGCGGTTCTCCTTGTCTGACACCTCTGTCTATAGGAAATGGACTACCTATCGTTTCCAGTTTTATACTCCCTTTGCTTTGTTTGTAAATGTTTTGCATGACATTTATGTAGCAGATGTCCACTCCTTGCTGTTTTAGTGTTGACCAAATGTAGTTGTTATTCAAGCTATCAAATGCTTTAGTAGTCTacgaaaattatataaacagGCTTTTGATACTCTTTTCTAAAATTTGTTTGATTGTGTGAATGTGGTCGATTGTGctgtagttttattaaaacttactGTTAGGATTTTCGCTTGTATCTGAGAGTCCCTTTGCATTTCACACATTTTATCTAGAATCACTTGCATTTTAGCATCCATGGTgttgtttttctatttttctgcTGCTTGCTATTGGTAGGTTTATCCTTATATAACAGATCTAAAATCAAAGCTCGTtctcctcagaaaatgacagacaacttTGTTCGCGAATTTGGGTGAGATACGAATCctcatgtaattagtctgagccttTGCGAATTTGAGTACGatacttttttgacggcctccgtggcgcagtggtatgtgcggtggatttattgacggaggtcctgg
This genomic interval from Bicyclus anynana chromosome Z, ilBicAnyn1.1, whole genome shotgun sequence contains the following:
- the LOC112046300 gene encoding nuclear pore complex protein Nup153, with protein sequence MSADPPPRKGRKHPRPENDANNSFVSNVKSKISRLLPSTITKWFSSPCSSDTYGSDSEDEGQYMPEEPPAKRMRYSTPSSPNKPETKTTGTNTEPIATISELNTTSTINSFRPSKVSTPVSSLVKEAIVEQVIDPAVHNLQNSSSSKSQNQNIQKRKSLFGTPVTDKPYYWDKQQCSPQLKKPALFSSPFYSGYTRYGGASSTYINQPNITHKKDALIGKNSGNETVDVSYATRRVMELLENYSSPIIEAKRISQFANTNDSLDKSLTNNAYKTQELYLPKYAEILQLKRRSKLTATTSAARQLIASHSSSQAIAPYPIRKKQSDNPPNLPTTIKPKIKTVDREVSTVAKNDNPAVVHLPTAVLQIDQNNLPKFTFGTSVSRENNTNGTTALKTASPAISTTTGNTVPTISTIDEESGHCNKTEVVREPESIINNNSFKFSSPVMINVQTEENSSLLPNFTFASPDGQIIGQEENTSLSITNNKLKPGEQAQTWKCNDCWVSNKAASDKCVCCNGARPLRADSIIKHQSTSEIALIGGHLETCTDCEKNSIHESRSKSQDCWIKWVVNDKGKDNSIFSVTTKSQEITPCVTSKAENVVSEWKCEVCWVKNKITADKCVACGGSKQTPAELMDEDNEKPNVPNIQASDTSTITNIMNLQNDQWECTVCLVRNDKNKDICVCCDSQRPGKIKENDGKQFKFSSAQNTTFKFGIEPTQNVLKPKEIIDTMSSPQLITPVKDAEKNNNLLPSFSSTFTFRAPKLMGASEEGTIVEDSPKQTFTFGVTKSIAPSTPIITNLLTISTEANTYSPNLIEIDEKDEKGPEGLNIEEPNVTQPQNTEKTGGLFGIPSNAHTVTTTASEVGIFGQEALNVNNRQAVPSTTTTAVDVKVCESTFSFSASTVKTGLQLFSAPTTTVSAILSTQTSSPISFFQKSEPVSMSSINFFSKTEPIPSSLQLFNKSEITTTVTASPLSSVPVFSFGASNQVTQAEKPKFNFTFGNKLEQPLFSLQTSNTGNHLPSNGLPSATTNTVTSGLSNTVTFGLSNTITSGLPAEKTVGGISLPSNSLSSGALVGTAKNGNPMWPTSYQLDAIKMTSENNLDQTVNNLPAIQSGNPFALQTKKDNNRWSLNQNSSNNNIGSLQLPMGNNLDAPNNSVGASSGGIFGALEKKENVWSLSNNNSNIFSPNTGSNNVQKSINFSFGPSMQMSSYNTPTPTFGTFAQPTQNIFDMSSQGNNNNNQPDMFSPGVQSQSTPNLFGNQAVNNNGNSVGMFGTLNTSGSMFGSVNPSISTFEAPPSNPVPTPTFNFGTQQVPGVFGFGQQQPQTQGGVYNFGAQTTSPAAPRRFNIGTAGTTLNTTGRRPMRRAVRRNFQQ